One part of the Sphingobium yanoikuyae genome encodes these proteins:
- a CDS encoding TetR/AcrR family transcriptional regulator has translation MLIMNLTPKAEATRQNILDTGYSLVLSKGFSALGLQEILKVSGVPKGSFYHYFPSKEAFGCALLRDYVDGYGKKLDSLLSAEAISGRERLMRYWRAWLDDPGEGDQAGDGWAEDCLAVKLSAEVADLSEAMRAVLSDGVARLLQRIASMIAEAREDGSLPPGAEPSALAQVLYQMWLGAALLAKLTRSRAPMQRAMIATEQILVCTPQSNHP, from the coding sequence ATGCTGATCATGAATTTGACACCCAAAGCAGAAGCGACCCGGCAAAACATCCTCGACACGGGCTACAGCCTTGTGTTGAGCAAGGGCTTCTCCGCGCTCGGCCTTCAGGAAATCTTGAAGGTTTCCGGCGTGCCGAAGGGGTCTTTCTATCATTATTTCCCGTCCAAGGAGGCGTTCGGCTGCGCACTTCTTCGTGATTACGTGGACGGTTACGGCAAGAAACTGGACTCGCTGTTATCCGCGGAAGCCATAAGCGGTCGCGAGCGGTTGATGCGCTATTGGCGAGCGTGGCTCGATGATCCCGGGGAAGGTGATCAAGCCGGAGACGGCTGGGCCGAGGATTGCCTCGCCGTCAAACTGTCCGCCGAAGTCGCGGACCTGTCGGAGGCCATGCGGGCCGTTCTGAGCGATGGCGTCGCACGATTGCTGCAACGCATCGCCTCCATGATCGCCGAGGCGCGCGAGGACGGATCGCTTCCACCGGGGGCGGAGCCGTCCGCGCTGGCGCAGGTTCTCTACCAGATGTGGCTTGGCGCTGCGCTGCTCGCCAAACTCACCCGTTCTCGTGCGCCGATGCAACGGGCGATGATCGCCACCGAGCAGATTCTGGTCTGCACGCCGCAATCCAACCATCCGTGA
- a CDS encoding organic hydroperoxide resistance protein, producing the protein MKIFYKTRATATGGRSGHTALDDGSLGLDLAMPNSGKPGANPEQLFAMGYAACFDSALNHVAQQKKLALMGSKTSAEVGIGQTPEGGFKLDIDIHVEIAGLDEAAAQELVEATHRACPYSNATRNNIDVRLHVTTV; encoded by the coding sequence ATGAAAATTTTCTACAAGACCCGCGCAACGGCGACCGGTGGCCGTTCAGGCCACACGGCGCTCGACGACGGCAGCCTCGGCCTCGATCTCGCCATGCCGAACTCCGGCAAGCCGGGCGCCAACCCGGAGCAGCTGTTCGCGATGGGGTATGCAGCTTGTTTCGACAGTGCGCTCAACCATGTCGCCCAGCAGAAAAAGCTGGCGCTGATGGGTAGCAAAACGTCCGCGGAGGTCGGAATCGGGCAGACGCCTGAGGGCGGCTTCAAGCTGGACATCGACATTCATGTGGAAATCGCGGGTCTCGATGAGGCCGCCGCGCAGGAACTGGTCGAGGCGACGCATCGGGCCTGCCCCTATTCCAACGCCACACGCAACAACATCGACGTGCGCCTGCACGTCACCACGGTTTAA
- a CDS encoding zinc-binding dehydrogenase, with protein MRSAIHTTFGEPADVLALEESPVPEPGPGQVRIKTILSPIHNHDLWTVRGSYGYKPELPAIGGSEAVGTVDALGEGVTGITIGQRVSVASVHGSWAEYFLAPAAGLVPVPDSISDEAAAQLIAMPFSAITLLDFLEVASGDWVIQNTANGAVGKTLAMLAAARGVHIVNLVRRDAGVEELAALGIANAVSTATDGWQDRVRAITGDAPIRAAVDSIGGQASAELLSLLGEDGLLVSFGTMAGEPMQISSGNLIFKQAVVKGFWGSKVSAAMPAEAKRRLLGELIRLVASGELKLPAGAVFGLDQVADAVRASLTAGKAGKVLLKP; from the coding sequence ATGCGTAGCGCCATTCACACCACATTCGGCGAACCGGCCGACGTTCTCGCTTTGGAAGAAAGCCCGGTTCCCGAACCCGGCCCGGGCCAGGTGCGGATCAAGACGATCCTTTCGCCGATCCACAATCACGATCTTTGGACCGTGCGCGGCAGCTACGGCTACAAGCCTGAACTGCCCGCTATTGGCGGTTCGGAAGCCGTCGGTACGGTCGATGCGCTCGGTGAAGGCGTGACCGGCATCACCATCGGTCAGCGCGTCTCGGTCGCCTCGGTTCATGGCTCATGGGCTGAATATTTCCTCGCGCCCGCTGCCGGGTTGGTCCCTGTCCCGGATTCGATCTCCGATGAGGCGGCGGCGCAGCTTATCGCCATGCCGTTCAGCGCGATCACTCTTCTGGACTTCCTCGAAGTGGCAAGTGGCGACTGGGTGATCCAGAACACCGCCAATGGCGCGGTCGGCAAAACGCTGGCAATGCTGGCGGCCGCGCGCGGTGTGCATATCGTCAATCTCGTGCGCCGCGATGCCGGCGTGGAAGAGCTGGCGGCTCTCGGCATCGCCAATGCCGTCTCGACTGCGACCGATGGTTGGCAGGATCGGGTGCGTGCGATCACCGGCGATGCGCCGATACGCGCGGCTGTGGATTCGATCGGCGGACAGGCCAGCGCTGAACTCCTGTCGCTTCTGGGTGAGGATGGGCTGCTGGTGTCCTTCGGCACCATGGCCGGAGAGCCGATGCAGATTTCCTCTGGCAATCTTATTTTCAAACAGGCCGTCGTGAAGGGCTTCTGGGGCTCCAAGGTGAGTGCCGCCATGCCCGCCGAAGCCAAGCGCCGGCTGCTTGGAGAACTTATCCGCCTCGTCGCCAGTGGCGAGCTGAAACTGCCGGCAGGGGCGGTATTCGGGCTGGATCAGGTCGCTGACGCCGTTCGCGCATCGCTGACAGCGGGCAAAGCAGGCAAGGTTCTTCTCAAGCCCTGA
- a CDS encoding NADP-dependent oxidoreductase, with protein sequence MSETMKAARLHAFGGPDVLRYEDAPRPTLAAGEVLVRVHAVGLNPPDWYLRDGYRSLPPEWQPHPAFPLILGSDVSGVVAALDDGVEGFSVGDEVYAMVRFPQNVMEGSKAYAEYVSVPASDLARKPGIDHVHAAAAPMSLLTAWQFLIDLGHDEPNPFQSFTHAHAQLEGRTVLVNGAGGGVGHLAVQLAKWKGARVIAVASGRNEALMRELGADQFIDYTRTAADEIVRDVDVVLDAVGGPDTGRFFRTLKRGGSLYPVYPLDFTGHAEAETLGITVSTTQVRSSGAQLAEAARLLDDGTIRIVVDSIFPLADAARAHERAARGNIQGKIVLSVA encoded by the coding sequence ATGAGCGAGACAATGAAGGCGGCTCGCCTGCACGCGTTCGGCGGCCCGGACGTGCTCCGCTACGAGGATGCGCCCCGCCCCACCTTGGCGGCTGGTGAGGTACTGGTCCGCGTCCACGCGGTCGGCCTCAATCCGCCGGACTGGTATCTCCGTGACGGCTACCGCTCGCTTCCCCCCGAGTGGCAACCGCATCCCGCCTTTCCGCTGATCCTCGGATCGGACGTGTCCGGCGTCGTCGCCGCGCTCGACGATGGCGTGGAGGGATTTAGCGTCGGCGACGAGGTCTACGCGATGGTCCGTTTCCCGCAAAACGTCATGGAAGGCAGCAAGGCCTATGCCGAATATGTCAGCGTGCCGGCATCGGACCTCGCGCGCAAACCGGGCATCGACCATGTTCACGCGGCGGCTGCGCCCATGTCGCTGCTGACGGCCTGGCAGTTCCTGATCGATCTGGGTCATGACGAACCCAACCCGTTCCAGTCATTTACCCATGCACACGCGCAGCTCGAAGGCCGAACGGTCCTTGTCAACGGCGCCGGCGGCGGTGTCGGGCACCTCGCCGTGCAACTGGCGAAGTGGAAGGGCGCGCGCGTCATCGCGGTCGCGTCGGGCAGGAACGAGGCGCTGATGCGCGAGCTCGGCGCCGATCAGTTCATCGATTACACCAGGACGGCGGCCGACGAGATCGTGCGCGACGTGGACGTCGTGCTCGACGCCGTGGGCGGACCGGATACCGGCCGCTTCTTCCGCACCCTGAAGCGTGGCGGTTCTCTATACCCGGTCTATCCGCTGGACTTCACCGGACATGCCGAAGCCGAGACGCTGGGCATTACCGTCTCGACGACACAGGTCCGTTCGAGTGGCGCGCAACTGGCCGAGGCGGCCCGCCTGCTTGACGACGGCACCATCCGCATCGTCGTCGACAGCATCTTCCCGCTCGCCGACGCCGCCCGTGCCCACGAACGCGCCGCCCGTGGCAATATCCAGGGCAAGATCGTCCTCTCCGTCGCCTGA
- a CDS encoding LysR family transcriptional regulator — translation MATRIKISNIGRNRFSISMKEQIAFERLTGLIAFARVGSLGSFTAAARSLSISPSAVSKSVQRLEQTLGVPLITRTTRSLALTPEGRDLHERALLLLRDAEEIEQMAITARSEPAGTLRIAASLPIGIHVLAPKLPAFRERHPQVMVELRLNDQFVDLVEAGIDIAVRIGDLADTRLLARRLAPHRFCCFASPSYLASRGRPSHPDELVGHDTVNLRYQSSGQVLRWPFRVGDREVEIVPSSGIVMDASEALMAALAAGGGVGISADFVAAPYVARGELVPVLSEFAVERHNITAVWPESRRTNPAVRAFLAHLQGTMPRSKNIHPS, via the coding sequence GTGGCGACGCGCATTAAGATTTCTAATATTGGTAGAAATCGTTTTAGTATTTCCATGAAGGAACAAATAGCATTTGAGCGCCTCACGGGGTTGATCGCCTTCGCCCGTGTCGGGTCGCTGGGCAGCTTCACGGCCGCCGCCCGGTCGCTGTCGATTTCGCCATCGGCGGTCAGCAAGAGCGTCCAGCGTCTCGAGCAGACGCTTGGGGTGCCGCTTATCACGCGCACCACCCGTTCGTTGGCTCTGACGCCCGAGGGCCGGGATTTGCATGAACGGGCGCTCCTGCTTCTTCGCGACGCGGAGGAGATCGAGCAGATGGCGATCACGGCGCGCTCGGAGCCGGCTGGCACGCTGAGGATCGCCGCCTCGCTGCCGATCGGCATCCATGTGCTTGCTCCGAAGCTGCCCGCATTCCGGGAGCGCCACCCCCAGGTGATGGTCGAGCTTCGCCTGAACGACCAGTTCGTCGACCTCGTCGAGGCCGGGATCGATATCGCGGTACGGATCGGCGATCTCGCGGACACGCGGCTCCTGGCGCGCCGGCTCGCGCCGCATCGCTTTTGCTGCTTTGCATCGCCCTCCTATCTGGCATCCCGGGGCAGGCCGTCCCATCCGGACGAACTGGTTGGCCACGATACGGTGAACCTGCGCTACCAAAGCAGCGGCCAGGTGTTGCGCTGGCCTTTCCGCGTCGGGGATCGCGAGGTCGAGATCGTGCCGTCGTCGGGTATCGTCATGGACGCCAGCGAGGCGCTGATGGCGGCGCTGGCCGCCGGTGGTGGTGTCGGCATCAGCGCGGACTTCGTCGCGGCGCCTTACGTGGCGCGCGGCGAGCTGGTGCCGGTTCTGTCGGAATTCGCTGTCGAGCGGCACAATATCACGGCCGTCTGGCCGGAGAGCCGTCGCACCAATCCGGCGGTGCGCGCTTTCCTGGCCCATCTGCAGGGCACCATGCCACGATCAAAGAATATCCACCCCTCATGA
- a CDS encoding haloacid dehalogenase type II encodes MILKGVRALVFDVFGTLVDWRGGVAREVAPFLRRYEVACDPAEFADAWRRRYSPSMEEVRSGRRPFTRLDVLHRENLELTLLDVGLDPETIPSSEIDALNMAWHKLDPWPDVVSGLRRLKSGFIIAPLSNGNISLMIDIARRSNLPWDAILGAEVARAYKPTPEAYLRTAEILGMRPDEVCLVAAHNSDLLAARNCGFRTACVPRITEHGPKQTSDLSAEQDWDFVAKDLEAFADVLDT; translated from the coding sequence ATGATCCTGAAAGGCGTGCGAGCCCTCGTGTTCGATGTTTTTGGCACCCTTGTCGATTGGCGCGGCGGCGTTGCGCGTGAAGTGGCGCCATTCCTCCGCCGATACGAAGTAGCTTGCGATCCGGCAGAGTTCGCCGATGCCTGGCGCCGCCGTTATTCCCCGTCGATGGAGGAAGTGCGCAGTGGCCGCCGGCCTTTTACCCGGCTGGACGTTCTGCATCGGGAGAATCTGGAATTGACGTTGTTGGATGTCGGGCTCGATCCAGAGACGATCCCGTCCTCGGAAATTGACGCGTTGAACATGGCCTGGCACAAGCTCGACCCCTGGCCCGACGTCGTTTCCGGTCTTCGGCGGCTGAAGTCCGGTTTCATCATAGCTCCGCTTTCAAACGGCAACATCAGCCTGATGATCGACATTGCCAGGCGGTCAAACCTGCCATGGGACGCCATCCTGGGTGCCGAAGTCGCTCGCGCCTATAAGCCGACCCCTGAAGCCTATCTGAGGACCGCGGAGATACTGGGAATGCGTCCTGACGAGGTCTGTCTGGTGGCCGCGCACAACAGCGATCTTCTCGCCGCGAGGAATTGCGGCTTCAGGACTGCTTGCGTGCCCCGCATTACCGAACACGGCCCCAAACAAACGAGCGATCTTTCTGCCGAGCAGGATTGGGACTTCGTTGCCAAGGATCTGGAAGCCTTTGCTGATGTTTTGGACACGTAA
- a CDS encoding DUF1932 domain-containing protein, whose product MVYAGINKGLVALGTAMFLASERAGCAQALSQQMSESLPNLRGQLMHAIPDMYGKAYRWVPEMREITAFLGENDPASGIFDAASQIFASIAKDADRTLIAALDRVLSQTDSGDLAP is encoded by the coding sequence ATGGTCTACGCCGGGATCAACAAAGGACTTGTTGCTTTGGGGACCGCGATGTTTCTGGCTTCGGAGCGCGCCGGCTGCGCACAGGCCCTGTCGCAGCAAATGAGTGAAAGCCTCCCCAACCTCCGGGGCCAGTTGATGCATGCTATTCCGGACATGTATGGCAAAGCCTACCGATGGGTTCCGGAAATGCGCGAGATCACCGCTTTCCTGGGAGAAAACGATCCGGCCTCCGGCATTTTCGATGCAGCCTCCCAAATCTTCGCGAGCATAGCGAAGGACGCGGACAGGACGCTCATCGCTGCTCTCGACCGGGTATTGTCTCAGACTGACAGCGGAGATTTGGCGCCATGA
- a CDS encoding NAD(P)-binding domain-containing protein has protein sequence MYSSKHNDGNLKGDQMTTRLAVIAPGAMGSAVARELVGRGAQVLTVIDSRSERSTLRARDAGMIAADLSDLPGCDLILSIVPPDAAIGLAQMLAPVLRQSPTKPAFIDFNAINPATMQDVSAALSGTGCDVLDGAIIGLPPQQGRDGPTF, from the coding sequence ATGTACAGTTCAAAGCACAACGATGGCAACCTGAAGGGAGACCAGATGACAACGCGTCTCGCCGTCATCGCGCCGGGAGCGATGGGAAGTGCTGTCGCACGCGAACTTGTCGGCAGAGGCGCGCAGGTTCTGACCGTCATCGACAGCCGCAGTGAGCGGAGCACGTTGCGCGCACGCGATGCAGGCATGATCGCCGCCGACCTGTCCGATCTGCCCGGCTGCGACCTCATCCTGTCGATCGTTCCGCCGGACGCGGCGATCGGTCTGGCGCAAATGCTGGCACCCGTGCTGCGCCAGAGCCCGACGAAACCGGCGTTCATCGATTTCAACGCGATCAATCCGGCTACCATGCAAGACGTGTCGGCGGCACTGTCCGGAACGGGCTGCGATGTGCTGGATGGAGCGATCATCGGCCTTCCTCCGCAACAGGGCCGGGACGGCCCGACATTCTAG
- a CDS encoding LysR family transcriptional regulator produces the protein MNTLDLDAVKIFLMIVELRSFTKAAAAMDLAQSAVSTKLRKLETELGHQLVERTPRSVQLSAAGAMFLQPARDLITAHDLALSSFGSRQRRLSIGFSNHIFGPQIPAMLSRLHSQDPGLVLEMKVGTTREIMEAMDCGSIGAAFVLPLDETRRGGEVVGQQAFGWMAAPGWTWDRSTSLPIAVQPSPCAVRAMTIRALEDASIPWMEAFVGGGVATIAAAAAAGLAVAALGRQVAPADVIDMGAALHLPPLPAQDILLYSSLSDGASRKSLRLIGAMFGSVL, from the coding sequence ATGAACACGCTCGATCTCGATGCGGTGAAAATCTTCCTGATGATCGTCGAATTGCGCAGCTTCACCAAGGCAGCGGCGGCAATGGATCTGGCGCAGTCGGCGGTCAGCACAAAGCTCCGGAAACTGGAAACGGAACTCGGCCACCAACTGGTCGAGCGTACCCCGCGTTCCGTGCAGCTATCGGCAGCCGGTGCAATGTTTCTCCAGCCTGCCCGCGACCTGATCACTGCCCATGATCTGGCCCTGAGCTCCTTCGGCAGCCGACAAAGAAGGCTCTCCATTGGCTTCAGCAATCATATCTTCGGTCCGCAGATCCCGGCGATGCTTTCCCGCCTGCATTCTCAGGATCCCGGCCTCGTTCTGGAAATGAAAGTCGGTACGACCCGTGAAATCATGGAAGCAATGGATTGTGGTTCGATCGGTGCGGCCTTCGTGCTCCCGCTCGATGAAACGAGACGCGGGGGAGAGGTCGTCGGACAACAGGCGTTCGGCTGGATGGCAGCACCGGGATGGACATGGGACCGTTCGACGTCCTTACCCATCGCCGTTCAGCCTAGCCCCTGCGCCGTCCGGGCGATGACAATCCGTGCGCTTGAGGATGCATCTATTCCATGGATGGAAGCCTTCGTCGGCGGCGGGGTTGCGACGATTGCGGCTGCCGCCGCCGCGGGGCTGGCTGTTGCCGCCCTTGGGCGGCAGGTCGCACCAGCGGACGTGATCGACATGGGGGCGGCGCTGCACCTGCCACCATTGCCTGCTCAGGATATCCTTCTGTATTCCAGCTTGTCTGACGGAGCTTCGAGAAAGTCGCTGCGTCTGATCGGCGCTATGTTCGGCTCGGTCCTGTGA
- a CDS encoding DeoR/GlpR family DNA-binding transcription regulator produces MRRFALVISKITRKQEAGAMERGTAAEGDVVAARREHILEIARSAGSVAVEDLAERLGVTPQTIRKDLNVLAGQSLLSRIHGGALVTSGVDNLAYDARRTVASNAKARIGAAAAALIPNGASLFVNIGTTTEAVAANFVHHRNLMVVSNNLNVVDTLSDHQAMELVCVGGKVRTGDRAVVGALAMRFIENFRVDYALIGISAIDIDGSLLDFAIDEVEVSQTIIRNARKVILVADSSKVGRSAPVRVCGMDVIDFFVTDRIDDPKLRSTCERHGVSLIETSITC; encoded by the coding sequence GTGCGTCGCTTCGCTTTAGTGATCAGCAAGATCACAAGGAAACAGGAAGCAGGAGCAATGGAGCGAGGAACCGCGGCTGAAGGCGATGTCGTCGCAGCACGTCGAGAGCATATCCTGGAGATAGCCCGCAGCGCTGGCAGCGTTGCCGTTGAGGATCTGGCCGAGCGGCTTGGCGTAACACCGCAAACGATCCGCAAGGACCTGAACGTGCTAGCCGGACAGTCGCTGCTTTCCCGCATTCATGGCGGAGCGCTGGTGACCTCCGGCGTTGACAACCTGGCCTATGACGCACGTCGGACTGTCGCATCGAATGCGAAGGCTCGTATTGGGGCAGCAGCTGCCGCGCTGATCCCCAATGGCGCTTCCCTGTTCGTGAATATCGGCACCACAACCGAGGCTGTGGCTGCAAATTTTGTGCATCATCGCAACCTCATGGTGGTCTCGAACAATCTCAACGTCGTTGACACCCTTTCAGATCATCAGGCGATGGAACTTGTCTGCGTAGGCGGCAAGGTGCGCACCGGCGATCGTGCCGTGGTGGGGGCGCTCGCAATGCGCTTCATCGAAAATTTTCGCGTCGACTATGCGCTCATCGGCATCTCGGCGATCGACATTGACGGAAGTCTGCTCGATTTCGCGATCGATGAAGTGGAAGTCTCGCAGACGATCATCCGTAACGCGCGCAAGGTGATCCTTGTAGCTGATTCCAGCAAGGTGGGGCGCTCGGCTCCAGTGCGTGTGTGTGGAATGGATGTGATCGATTTCTTCGTCACTGATCGGATCGACGATCCGAAGCTCCGTTCCACATGCGAACGTCATGGCGTCAGTCTGATCGAGACCAGCATTACTTGCTGA
- a CDS encoding glycerol-3-phosphate dehydrogenase encodes MHVETYDLLIVGGGVNGAGIARDAAGRGLSVLLVEQDDLASYTSSSSTKLIHGGLRYLEYYEFRLVREALIERERLLAMAPHIMWPLRFVLPQSLSPRPAWMVRLGLFLYDNLGGRKNLPGTETINLDRSPRGIGLKPQKGKKRGKAFVYSDGWVEDSRLVVLNAMDAAARGARIETRTQLTQAQNENDEWIATLETKAGTVRQVRARMLVNAAGPWVDKVLGRIGRSNNNRGVRLVKGSHMILPRLYDGDHAFMLQNPDRRIVFAIPYEGEFTLIGTTDEPWTDEPGKAEISQGEVDYLCATVNRYFEKEITPSDIVWSYAGIRPLYDDHAADASAVTRDYVLDFEKPEKTRAPLLSIFGGKITTYRKLAEHAMEHIAEVFPTAGKAWTAGEPLPGGNLPGQDFDRFVADLSSRWPDMPSKLLRRLARAYGTEAIQILGAASVPADLGEDFGAGLHAAEIEYLFAAEWARTAEDILYRRSKLGLHVPPGTETEIDAYLSTLSRCVASL; translated from the coding sequence TGAATGGCGCCGGGATAGCACGCGACGCCGCCGGCCGCGGACTTTCGGTCCTGCTGGTAGAGCAGGACGATCTGGCCAGTTATACCTCCTCATCATCGACAAAACTAATCCACGGCGGGCTGCGTTATCTGGAATACTACGAATTCCGCCTAGTCCGAGAGGCTTTGATCGAACGCGAGCGGTTACTGGCTATGGCGCCGCACATCATGTGGCCGCTGCGGTTCGTCCTCCCGCAATCACTTTCCCCTCGCCCCGCCTGGATGGTCCGACTTGGCCTGTTCCTTTACGATAATCTGGGTGGCCGGAAGAACTTGCCCGGAACCGAAACGATAAACCTCGACCGCAGCCCGCGCGGGATCGGGCTCAAGCCCCAGAAGGGCAAGAAACGGGGCAAGGCTTTCGTCTATTCAGACGGGTGGGTGGAAGACAGCCGGCTCGTCGTACTTAACGCAATGGATGCGGCTGCCCGCGGCGCCCGGATCGAAACACGCACACAGCTAACGCAAGCACAAAACGAAAATGACGAGTGGATTGCAACGCTCGAAACGAAAGCCGGTACAGTCCGTCAGGTGCGCGCAAGGATGCTGGTCAATGCCGCCGGTCCATGGGTCGATAAGGTTCTTGGCCGCATCGGGCGCAGCAACAACAATCGCGGCGTGCGGCTTGTCAAGGGCAGTCATATGATATTGCCGCGCCTCTACGATGGCGACCATGCGTTCATGCTGCAGAATCCGGACCGTCGCATCGTCTTCGCGATTCCTTATGAAGGCGAATTCACACTGATTGGCACCACCGATGAGCCCTGGACGGACGAACCCGGCAAGGCTGAAATCAGCCAGGGCGAAGTCGACTATCTGTGCGCGACGGTGAATCGCTATTTCGAAAAGGAGATTACACCGTCCGATATCGTGTGGAGCTATGCCGGCATCCGCCCGCTTTATGACGATCATGCTGCCGACGCCTCTGCGGTAACGCGTGACTATGTGCTCGATTTCGAGAAACCCGAGAAAACACGGGCGCCACTACTCAGTATCTTCGGCGGAAAGATCACCACTTATCGCAAATTGGCTGAGCATGCGATGGAGCATATAGCTGAAGTGTTCCCAACTGCCGGGAAGGCCTGGACAGCAGGTGAACCGCTGCCCGGTGGAAATCTGCCGGGGCAGGACTTTGATCGGTTTGTGGCTGACCTGTCATCGCGGTGGCCGGACATGCCCTCAAAGTTGCTTCGCCGCCTCGCTCGGGCATATGGCACAGAAGCGATCCAGATTCTTGGCGCCGCAAGCGTTCCGGCTGACCTGGGCGAGGACTTCGGGGCCGGGCTCCACGCCGCCGAGATAGAATATCTGTTCGCGGCCGAATGGGCGCGTACAGCAGAGGATATTCTTTACCGACGCTCGAAGCTGGGCTTGCATGTGCCGCCTGGGACCGAGACTGAAATCGATGCCTATCTCAGCACACTTTCCCGGTGCGTCGCTTCGCTTTAG